A window from Balearica regulorum gibbericeps isolate bBalReg1 chromosome 1, bBalReg1.pri, whole genome shotgun sequence encodes these proteins:
- the ZCRB1 gene encoding zinc finger CCHC-type and RNA-binding motif-containing protein 1 isoform X2, whose translation MSGGLAPSKSTVYVSNLPFALTNNDLYRIFSKYGKVVKVTIMKDKDTRKSKGVAFILFLDKESAQNCSRALNNKQLFGRVIKASIAIDNGRAAEFIRRRNYFDKSKCYECGEAGHLSYACPKNMLGEREPPKKKEKKKRKKIVEPEEIEEEQESEEEGEDPALDSLSQAIAFQQAKIEEEQQRWTQTAGESSISDDSKRPRIKKSAYFSDEEELSD comes from the exons atgAGTGGTGGATTGGCACCAAGCAAAAGCACGGTGTATGTGTCCAATTTACCTTTTGCTTTGACAAACAACGATCTATACAGG atattttcaaaatatgggAAAGTTGTCAA AGTTACTATTATGAAAGACAAAGAcaccaggaaaagcaaaggagttgcctttattttgtttttggaTAAAGAATCTGCACAAAACTGTTCTCGGGCACTTAATAACAAACAG TTGTTTGGAAGAGTAATAAAAGCAAGTATTGCCATTGATaatggaagagcagcagaattCATTCGTAGGCGTAACTACTTTGATAAATCTAAGTGTTACGAATGTGGG gAAGCAGGACATTTAAGTTATGCTTGTCCTAAAAATATGCTAGGAGAGCGGgagccaccaaaaaaaaaagaaaagaagaagagaaagaaaatagttgaGCCAGAagaaat TGAGGAGGAACAAGAaagtgaagaggaaggagaagaccCTGCTCTAGATAGCCTCAGCCAAGCCATAGCTTTTCAG CAAGCCAAAATTGAGGAAGAACAACAGAGATGGACGCagactgcaggggaatcttCAATTTCAGATGATTCGAAACGTCCACGGATTAAGAAAAGTGCTTATTTCAGTGATGAGGAGGAACTTAGCGATTGA
- the ZCRB1 gene encoding zinc finger CCHC-type and RNA-binding motif-containing protein 1 isoform X3 — protein sequence MTRVTIMKDKDTRKSKGVAFILFLDKESAQNCSRALNNKQLFGRVIKASIAIDNGRAAEFIRRRNYFDKSKCYECGEAGHLSYACPKNMLGEREPPKKKEKKKRKKIVEPEEIEEEQESEEEGEDPALDSLSQAIAFQQAKIEEEQQRWTQTAGESSISDDSKRPRIKKSAYFSDEEELSD from the exons ATGACCAG AGTTACTATTATGAAAGACAAAGAcaccaggaaaagcaaaggagttgcctttattttgtttttggaTAAAGAATCTGCACAAAACTGTTCTCGGGCACTTAATAACAAACAG TTGTTTGGAAGAGTAATAAAAGCAAGTATTGCCATTGATaatggaagagcagcagaattCATTCGTAGGCGTAACTACTTTGATAAATCTAAGTGTTACGAATGTGGG gAAGCAGGACATTTAAGTTATGCTTGTCCTAAAAATATGCTAGGAGAGCGGgagccaccaaaaaaaaaagaaaagaagaagagaaagaaaatagttgaGCCAGAagaaat TGAGGAGGAACAAGAaagtgaagaggaaggagaagaccCTGCTCTAGATAGCCTCAGCCAAGCCATAGCTTTTCAG CAAGCCAAAATTGAGGAAGAACAACAGAGATGGACGCagactgcaggggaatcttCAATTTCAGATGATTCGAAACGTCCACGGATTAAGAAAAGTGCTTATTTCAGTGATGAGGAGGAACTTAGCGATTGA
- the ZCRB1 gene encoding zinc finger CCHC-type and RNA-binding motif-containing protein 1 isoform X1 yields MSKHEEKHRLFFFKKMSGGLAPSKSTVYVSNLPFALTNNDLYRIFSKYGKVVKVTIMKDKDTRKSKGVAFILFLDKESAQNCSRALNNKQLFGRVIKASIAIDNGRAAEFIRRRNYFDKSKCYECGEAGHLSYACPKNMLGEREPPKKKEKKKRKKIVEPEEIEEEQESEEEGEDPALDSLSQAIAFQQAKIEEEQQRWTQTAGESSISDDSKRPRIKKSAYFSDEEELSD; encoded by the exons ATGTccaaacatgaggaaaaacacaGGCTATTCTTTTTCAA aaaaatgAGTGGTGGATTGGCACCAAGCAAAAGCACGGTGTATGTGTCCAATTTACCTTTTGCTTTGACAAACAACGATCTATACAGG atattttcaaaatatgggAAAGTTGTCAA AGTTACTATTATGAAAGACAAAGAcaccaggaaaagcaaaggagttgcctttattttgtttttggaTAAAGAATCTGCACAAAACTGTTCTCGGGCACTTAATAACAAACAG TTGTTTGGAAGAGTAATAAAAGCAAGTATTGCCATTGATaatggaagagcagcagaattCATTCGTAGGCGTAACTACTTTGATAAATCTAAGTGTTACGAATGTGGG gAAGCAGGACATTTAAGTTATGCTTGTCCTAAAAATATGCTAGGAGAGCGGgagccaccaaaaaaaaaagaaaagaagaagagaaagaaaatagttgaGCCAGAagaaat TGAGGAGGAACAAGAaagtgaagaggaaggagaagaccCTGCTCTAGATAGCCTCAGCCAAGCCATAGCTTTTCAG CAAGCCAAAATTGAGGAAGAACAACAGAGATGGACGCagactgcaggggaatcttCAATTTCAGATGATTCGAAACGTCCACGGATTAAGAAAAGTGCTTATTTCAGTGATGAGGAGGAACTTAGCGATTGA